A genomic region of Terriglobales bacterium contains the following coding sequences:
- a CDS encoding DUF4870 domain-containing protein has product MQPAEATPVTQDERTFAVLAHALQIVGTFIAPLIILLVKRNSRFVTFHALQAVFLQLVYMLIWLVFFGSIMAVAIMGAAGGGKSGPPPAFVVLFPIAWLFGMAGWAIMLILAIVYAIKAGRGEWAEYPVLGRMARGMLGF; this is encoded by the coding sequence ATGCAACCGGCCGAAGCCACTCCCGTTACCCAGGACGAGCGCACCTTCGCGGTGCTGGCTCACGCTCTGCAGATCGTAGGAACCTTCATCGCCCCGCTGATCATCCTGTTGGTCAAGCGGAACTCGCGCTTCGTGACTTTCCACGCCCTGCAGGCGGTGTTCCTGCAACTGGTGTACATGCTGATCTGGCTGGTGTTCTTCGGGAGCATCATGGCGGTGGCCATCATGGGAGCGGCCGGCGGAGGCAAGTCCGGACCACCGCCCGCGTTCGTCGTCCTCTTTCCCATCGCGTGGCTGTTCGGCATGGCAGGCTGGGCCATCATGCTCATCCTGGCCATCGTGTACGCTATCAAGGCGGGCCGGGGCGAGTGGGCGGAATATCCGGTACTGGGACGCATGGCGCGCGGCATGCTCGGCTTTTGA
- a CDS encoding proline--tRNA ligase has product MQRWSQLFIPTLREAPADAEVASHKFLVRAGYIRQLAAGIYSYLFLGQRALLKIQAIVREEMDRIGQEFYLPALNPRELWDATGRWTVMGENMFRLKDRKGADLCLGMTHEEVMTEIARKELRSYKQLPQIWYQIQTKFRDEPRPKSGLLRVRQFIMKDSYSFDLDAAGLDASYQKHYDAYCAIFDRCGLQYVVVEAHSGAMGGSQSHEFMVMTEAGEDMVASCEKCSYAANLEKATSRLEPVEDLMPEGDARPLPVETPGMKTIEDVARFLKVSPRQKMKTLAYMAGDLNAEKIYPLVVFVRGDHMLNEAKLAAALPAGEALRPMHAEEIEEIFGSPAGYLGPIGTEKMSYKGAPARVMVDEALRGRKNLVAGANRENYHLKNITPERDFAVPQWVDVRSAEAGEGCPNCGHPLRVSKAVEIGHIFKLGYKYAESLGARVLDQEGKEVTPIMGSYGIGMERILTAAVEQSHDADGFWLPPQIAPFEVVVVPTNARDGKLLETAVAVAEQLEGAGYDVLLDDRDERPGVKFKDADLVGIPFRVTVGKKVSEGKVEVVRRSTRQTQDATIGAVVDVIRSLFPPGRSGGR; this is encoded by the coding sequence ATGCAACGCTGGTCGCAACTGTTCATCCCCACGCTGCGCGAGGCCCCGGCAGACGCCGAGGTCGCCAGCCACAAGTTCCTGGTGCGCGCAGGCTACATCCGGCAGCTCGCCGCCGGCATCTACTCCTACCTCTTCCTGGGGCAGCGGGCGCTGCTCAAGATCCAGGCCATCGTGCGCGAAGAAATGGACCGCATCGGGCAGGAGTTCTATCTGCCCGCCCTGAACCCGCGCGAGCTGTGGGACGCAACCGGGCGCTGGACGGTGATGGGCGAGAACATGTTCCGCCTGAAAGACCGCAAAGGCGCCGACCTGTGCCTAGGCATGACCCATGAGGAGGTCATGACCGAGATCGCGCGCAAGGAGCTGCGCAGCTACAAGCAACTGCCGCAGATCTGGTACCAGATCCAAACCAAGTTCCGTGATGAGCCGCGTCCCAAGTCGGGCCTGCTGCGTGTGCGCCAGTTCATCATGAAGGATTCGTATTCCTTCGACCTGGACGCCGCCGGACTCGACGCGAGCTACCAGAAACATTACGACGCCTACTGCGCCATCTTCGACCGCTGCGGATTGCAGTACGTGGTGGTGGAAGCGCACTCCGGGGCCATGGGCGGCTCACAGTCGCACGAGTTCATGGTCATGACCGAAGCCGGCGAGGACATGGTGGCCAGTTGTGAGAAATGCAGTTACGCCGCCAACCTGGAGAAGGCAACCTCGCGCCTGGAGCCGGTGGAAGATCTCATGCCCGAAGGCGACGCCAGACCTCTGCCGGTGGAGACCCCGGGCATGAAGACCATCGAGGACGTGGCCCGGTTCCTCAAAGTCTCTCCCAGGCAGAAGATGAAGACGCTGGCCTACATGGCCGGCGACCTGAATGCCGAGAAGATCTACCCACTGGTGGTCTTTGTTCGCGGCGACCACATGCTCAACGAAGCCAAGCTGGCCGCGGCGCTGCCCGCGGGAGAAGCGCTTCGCCCCATGCATGCGGAGGAGATCGAGGAGATCTTCGGCTCACCCGCCGGATACCTGGGGCCCATCGGCACGGAGAAGATGTCCTACAAAGGCGCGCCGGCACGGGTGATGGTGGACGAGGCGCTGCGCGGGCGGAAGAACCTGGTGGCCGGCGCCAACCGCGAAAACTATCACCTGAAAAACATCACCCCGGAGAGGGACTTTGCCGTCCCGCAGTGGGTGGATGTGCGCAGCGCCGAAGCCGGCGAGGGTTGCCCGAATTGCGGGCATCCGCTGCGCGTCTCCAAGGCGGTAGAGATCGGTCACATCTTCAAACTGGGTTACAAGTACGCTGAGTCACTGGGTGCGCGCGTGCTCGACCAGGAGGGCAAGGAGGTCACGCCCATCATGGGCAGCTACGGCATCGGCATGGAGCGCATCCTGACTGCGGCCGTGGAGCAAAGCCACGATGCCGATGGCTTCTGGCTGCCACCGCAGATCGCTCCGTTCGAGGTGGTCGTTGTGCCGACCAACGCCCGCGATGGCAAGCTGCTGGAAACCGCCGTCGCGGTGGCGGAGCAACTGGAGGGCGCGGGCTATGACGTTCTCCTCGACGATCGCGACGAACGTCCCGGAGTCAAGTTCAAGGACGCCGACCTGGTCGGCATTCCCTTCCGCGTAACTGTTGGCAAGAAGGTTTCCGAGGGCAAGGTAGAGGTGGTGCGGCGCTCGACACGCCAAACGCAGGATGCTACCATCGGCGCAGTTGTAGACGTAATCCGGAGTCTTTTCCCTCCCGGCCGTTCCGGTGGCCGGTGA
- a CDS encoding aromatic ring-hydroxylating dioxygenase subunit alpha, which produces MRSDRNLFADLSVGSDIARAWTLPADLYTDPSVLTHEHQHLFGRTWQVAGRREQVARPGDYFTCQIADEPLLVVRDGEGKLRAFYNVCRHRAGPPAEGCGSRKVFRCSYHGWTYGLDGRLITAPEFEGVQDFREEEFGLRPVPVEEWAAWVFVNLDDSAEPLLTALGELTRQAERFPLERMRFFERREYVMQCNWKTYVDNYLEGYHLPSVHPGLNRELDYGQYVTETFARHSRQSSPIRGPESERDAPRRYPDAAGLAAEYFWIFPNWMLNCYPDNVSLNIVMPLAAEQTLAIFEWYVLAELMMSDAAQAGVRFSHETQLEDGDICEKVQRNLRSRSYQRGRFSVHQEKGVHHFHRLYAEWIKRD; this is translated from the coding sequence ATGCGCTCCGACCGCAACCTTTTCGCCGATCTCAGCGTCGGTTCCGACATCGCTCGCGCCTGGACCCTTCCTGCCGACCTCTACACCGACCCTTCCGTGCTGACGCACGAGCACCAGCATCTTTTTGGGAGGACATGGCAGGTGGCGGGACGTCGCGAGCAGGTGGCGCGCCCGGGTGACTACTTCACCTGCCAGATCGCCGACGAGCCGCTGCTCGTGGTGCGCGACGGGGAAGGGAAGCTGCGCGCTTTCTACAACGTTTGCCGGCACCGCGCCGGGCCGCCCGCCGAAGGATGTGGATCGCGCAAAGTCTTCCGCTGCTCTTACCACGGCTGGACCTACGGTCTGGATGGCCGCCTGATCACGGCGCCGGAATTCGAAGGCGTACAGGACTTCCGCGAGGAAGAATTTGGTCTGCGGCCCGTGCCCGTGGAAGAGTGGGCGGCATGGGTGTTCGTGAATCTCGACGACTCCGCCGAACCGCTGCTGACTGCGCTAGGCGAGCTGACGCGGCAGGCCGAACGCTTTCCGCTCGAGCGCATGCGGTTCTTCGAGCGGCGTGAGTACGTGATGCAGTGCAACTGGAAGACCTACGTGGACAACTACCTGGAGGGCTACCATCTGCCCAGCGTCCACCCCGGCCTGAACCGGGAACTGGACTATGGCCAGTACGTCACCGAGACCTTCGCACGCCACTCCCGCCAATCCAGCCCCATCCGCGGTCCGGAGAGCGAACGCGATGCGCCTCGCCGCTATCCGGATGCCGCCGGGCTCGCTGCCGAGTACTTCTGGATCTTTCCCAACTGGATGCTGAACTGCTATCCGGACAATGTGTCGCTGAACATCGTCATGCCGCTGGCGGCGGAACAGACGCTCGCCATCTTTGAGTGGTACGTGTTGGCGGAGTTGATGATGAGCGATGCCGCGCAGGCCGGAGTGCGCTTCAGCCACGAGACCCAACTCGAGGATGGCGACATCTGCGAGAAAGTGCAGCGCAACCTGCGCTCCCGCAGCTACCAGCGCGGCCGCTTCAGCGTCCACCAGGAGAAAGGCGTGCACCACTTCCACCGGCTGTACGCGGAGTGGATAAAGCGCGACTAG